A single Curtobacterium sp. MCJR17_020 DNA region contains:
- a CDS encoding putative T7SS-secreted protein — MGRPSGWDVVDQGDDPVKGDPSTLRMMSREYQRISDAADDASTRLKSVKGSGWLTDWEGEAADVFVDAIEDTPSDLTKLVDSYELAATALSGWADTVDDTQYRADGALADAKDASGDLAAAQDRLADAQSTLSHYQSASSDLSKVAEKYPAGSEVPDGVDVPSPAQLRAASDNASVAQGSVSSAQGDIAAAQSRIDAAKRLVADAKGDWQDAEQRTATKIGEAADAGLGKQSTWDKIFGSEAWETIVSVAKVVVAVGGIIVMIIGGPLAWIVLGAALLVLADTLYKMSKGTADGWDLAFALLDCIPGMKGITTAGRLLSAAGDARKAFSLARSTGSLGSLAARTLSGAGRYGVMALKELPLAVKQFASNPTRRLERMALQVRYLTPANMVHSAVDAARGLHTGFVGSQGKPIVERLTDAFTASDRAFNRTVSGAYNAHVSDIARTDPARASQLWQGGDGYYGVDSMTNVTGPHAQVDAFASTPSGMQSPSASYAVPNAPSGDSAAFHESAQVGANFDYPTPYREDVSVAHIGADQPYAVGTAQANPQFGAGGGTQYFHSGMATDSPSPFPAGGPSGMDPSVRSITESVGMRGALHAPWRAVAYTQPLVGSNE; from the coding sequence ATGGGGCGGCCGTCGGGGTGGGATGTCGTCGATCAGGGTGACGACCCGGTCAAGGGTGATCCGTCGACGTTGCGGATGATGTCGCGGGAGTACCAGCGCATCTCCGACGCAGCCGATGACGCCTCGACCCGGCTGAAGTCCGTCAAGGGTTCCGGGTGGCTGACCGACTGGGAGGGTGAAGCCGCCGACGTGTTCGTCGACGCGATCGAGGACACCCCGTCGGACCTGACCAAGCTCGTCGACTCCTACGAACTCGCCGCGACCGCCCTGTCGGGGTGGGCGGACACCGTCGACGACACCCAGTACCGGGCTGATGGTGCGCTCGCGGACGCGAAGGACGCCTCCGGGGACCTCGCCGCGGCGCAGGACCGGCTCGCCGACGCGCAGTCGACCCTGTCGCACTACCAGTCGGCATCGTCCGACCTGTCGAAGGTCGCGGAGAAGTACCCGGCCGGCTCCGAGGTGCCGGACGGGGTGGACGTGCCGTCGCCGGCGCAGTTGCGGGCAGCGTCCGACAACGCCTCCGTCGCGCAGGGGTCCGTGTCGTCCGCGCAGGGCGACATCGCGGCGGCGCAGTCCCGGATCGACGCGGCGAAGCGGCTCGTCGCCGACGCGAAGGGCGACTGGCAGGACGCGGAGCAGCGCACCGCCACCAAGATCGGTGAAGCGGCCGACGCGGGGCTGGGGAAGCAGTCCACGTGGGACAAGATCTTCGGGTCCGAGGCGTGGGAGACCATCGTCTCGGTCGCGAAGGTCGTCGTGGCGGTGGGCGGGATCATCGTCATGATCATCGGCGGGCCACTCGCCTGGATCGTGCTCGGCGCAGCCCTGCTCGTACTCGCCGACACCCTGTACAAGATGTCGAAGGGCACCGCCGACGGGTGGGACCTCGCCTTCGCGTTGCTCGACTGCATCCCGGGGATGAAGGGCATCACCACCGCCGGACGGCTCCTGTCCGCAGCCGGCGACGCACGCAAGGCGTTCTCGCTCGCCCGCTCGACCGGATCGCTCGGCTCGCTCGCCGCCCGGACCCTCAGCGGAGCTGGCCGCTACGGCGTGATGGCGCTCAAGGAGCTTCCGCTGGCGGTGAAGCAGTTCGCGTCAAACCCGACGCGGCGACTCGAGCGCATGGCGCTCCAGGTGCGCTACCTGACCCCAGCGAACATGGTGCACAGCGCCGTCGATGCGGCGAGGGGACTGCACACCGGCTTCGTGGGGTCGCAGGGCAAGCCGATCGTCGAGCGCCTCACCGACGCTTTCACCGCGAGTGACCGCGCCTTCAACCGCACCGTCAGCGGCGCCTACAACGCCCACGTGTCCGACATCGCTCGGACGGATCCGGCCCGGGCCAGCCAGCTGTGGCAGGGCGGCGACGGCTACTACGGTGTCGACTCGATGACCAACGTGACCGGCCCGCATGCGCAGGTCGACGCGTTCGCCTCGACGCCGTCCGGCATGCAGAGCCCGTCGGCGAGCTACGCCGTCCCGAACGCCCCGAGCGGCGACTCCGCCGCGTTCCACGAATCGGCCCAGGTCGGCGCGAACTTCGACTACCCGACCCCGTACCGTGAAGACGTCTCAGTCGCACACATCGGAGCGGACCAGCCGTACGCCGTCGGCACGGCGCAGGCCAACCCGCAGTTCGGCGCCGGCGGTGGAACGCAGTACTTCCACTCCGGCATGGCGACCGACAGCCCATCGCCGTTCCCGGCAGGCGGGCCTTCCGGCATGGACCCGAGCGTTCGGTCGATCACCGAGTCGGTCGGTATGCGCGGAGCCCTGCACGCACCGTGGCGCGCGGTGGCCTACACGCAGCCGCTCGTCGGGAGCAACGAATGA